One stretch of Zingiber officinale cultivar Zhangliang chromosome 6B, Zo_v1.1, whole genome shotgun sequence DNA includes these proteins:
- the LOC121992764 gene encoding plasmodesmata-located protein 3-like — protein MGISRARSFTTLPFPFLLLILEVILLCLLPSSAAGDIYNLVYKGCANQSFSGGGAAYGQTLAAMSTSLATQAASSKFYKTTASSSYGGQSLFGLFQCRGDLSNSDCSACVARLLPMWPSLCGASAAARVQLAGCYALYQVSGFPQVSGTQLLYKTCGSGSGGGDFEVKRDTTFSQLQNGVAGGKGFFATSYGSVYAMAQCEGDLSPGDCSDCVSQAIQKSEVECGGASSGQVYLDKCYISYSYYANGVTTAGGGGGGGGGGGGGGGGQTGKTVAIVVGAAAGVGFLIICLLFARSVVKRDEDDF, from the exons ATGGGCATCTCCAGAGCCCGTTCTTTTACTACTCTTCCATTCCCATTCCTACTGCTGATTCTTGAAGTGATCTTGCTTTGTTTGTTGCCATCGTCAGCCGCCGGCGATATATACAACTTGGTCTACAAAGGTTGCGCAAATCAAAGCTTCTCCGGCGGCGGCGCTGCTTACGGGCAGACGCTTGCTGCCATGTCGACCTCACTTGCTACGCAAGCCGCCTCTTCCAAGTTCTACAAGACCACCGCCTCTTCCTCCTACGGCGGCCAGTCCCTGTTCGGCCTCTTCCAGTGCCGCGGGGACCTCTCCAACTCCGACTGCTCCGCCTGTGTCGCTCGGCTCCTCCCCATGTGGCCCTCCCTCTGCGGTGCCTCCGCCGCCGCCCGTGTCCAGCTCGCGGGGTGCTACGCGCTTTACCAGGTCTCCGGATTCCCCCAGGTCTCCGGCACACAGCTGCTGTACAAGACCTGCGGCTCTGGCAGCGGCGGCGGAGACTTCGAGGTCAAGCGGGACACCACCTTCAGCCAGCTCCAGAACGGCGTCGCCGGCGGGAAGGGGTTCTTCGCCACTAGCTACGGGTCAGTCTACGCCATGGCGCAGTGCGAGGGCGACCTGTCCCCCGGCGACTGCAGCGATTGCGTTTCCCAGGCCATCCAGAAATCCGAGGTCGAGTGCGGAGGCGCCTCCTCCGGCCAGGTCTACCTCGACAAGTGCTACATTAGCTACAGTTACTACGCCAATGGCGTCACCACAGCGGGCGGAGGCGGTGGCGGTGGCGGTGGCGGTGGCGGTGGCGGCGGAG GGCAAACAGGGAAAACAGTGGCCATAGTGGTGGGTGCAGCAGCAGGAGTAGGGTTCCTAATTATCTGCTTGTTGTTCGCAAGAAGCGTGGTGAAACGTGATGAAG ATGATTTTTGA